CAGGAGGCGCTCGACCGCGGCATGGCCAAGGTCAAGGCCAACTACGAGACCAGCGTCAAGCGCGGCTCGCTGGCCGCCGACGAGATGGAGCGCCGCTTCGCCCGCATCGAGCCGGTCACCGACTATGCCGCCATCGCCGACTGCGACGTGGTGATCGAGGCCGTGTTCGAGCAGATGGACGTGAAGCAGGCGGTGTTCAAGCAGCTCGACGCCACCATGAAAGAGGGCGCGCTGATCCTCTCCAACACGTCCGCGCTGGACATCGACCAGATCGCCGGCGTCACCAAACGGCCGCAGGACGTGGCCGGCGCGCACTTCTTCTCGCCCGCCAACGTGATGAAACTGCTGGAGGTGGTGAAGGGCAAGGAGTCGTCCGGCACGACCATCGCCTCGACCATGGCGCTGGGCAAGGCCATCGGCAAGGCGCCGGCGGCCACCGGCAATTGCGACGGCTTCCTCGCCAACCGCTCGCGCGCGCCCTTCAACAGCGAGATGGTGATCCTCTTGGAGGAAGGCTGCCTGCCGGAGCAGGTGGACAAGGTGATGGTCGATTTCGGCTATCCGATGGGGCCGTTCGCGGTGGGCGACCTGGCCGGGCTCGACATCGGCTATGCCGGGCGCAAGCGCCGGGCCGAGGCCGACCCGAACTACCGCACCCTGCCGATTGCCGACAAGCTGGTGGAACTGGGCCATTACGGCCAGAAGACCGGCCAGGGCTGGTTCGTCTACCAGAAGGGCGACCGTACCCCGCACCCGAACCCGCTGGTGCACGACCTGATCCAACAGCACATGAAGGAGCACGGCGTCGAGCCGCGCCAAATCTCCGACGACGAGATCCTGAAGCGGCTGCTGTTCTCCAGCGTCAACGAGGCCTGCAAGATCCTGGACGAGGGCATTTCCTACCGCGCCAGCGACGTCGACATCATGTGGCTCTATGGCTTCGGCTTCCCGCGCTATCGCGGCGGCCTGATGTTCTGGGCCGACCTGATCGGCGGCCCGCAGGAGGTCTACAACCAGATCGCCGCCTGGCACCAGCGCTATGGCGACCGCTGGGCGCCATCCGACTTCCTGCGCAAGCTGGCCGAGGCCGGCACCCCCTTCAAGGAGGCCAAGGGCGCGGCGGGCTGAGCCCCCTGCCCCGATGGACCCAAGCGAACGGGCACCGGCAACGGTGCCCGTTTTGCGTTGGGGCGAATGCGGCGGACCGCTCCATTCGCCCCCAATAAAGCGGTGCTGGACTTATCATACCGATGTACGATACGCTGGTATCAGAAAGTCGAAACCCGGTCCAGGGTTGGAAATTTCGAATCACTTGGAGGCAGAAATGAGAATTATTCCACACTTTATCTGCACCGGCGTTGCGATTACCCTGGCATGGTCTGCTCCGTTGCCCGCTTTAGCGACGAATATCGATCTGCAAAATGCCCAGATCGGCAATGCCGACATCCTGCATCTCTGGTCGTTCGAAGGCGCGAGCAATGCCACCCGGCACCAGGACTCCGCCGGCAGCGCCGACCTGCACGCGGTCGCCGGTGAGGGCAATGTCGGCGGCGTTCCCGGCAATGTCGCCGATATCGGCTATGAGGCGGGCTTCAATGGCGGACAGGCCTATCGGCCGTCCTATGTCGATCCGGCCCAGTCGTCGACCGCCGGCGCCGCACTGGTCAGCAACACAGGGCTGTTCACCTCGCCGAACCGCTTCACCATCGAGGCGGTGGTGCGGGCCGACCAGAAGACGACAGGGTCGGCCGTGAACTACATCTTCCAGACCCGCCCGAACGCGGACCGCGGCTATTTCCTGGTCCAGGACGAGGCCGTGGGCGCCAGCCAGATCGGGTCGATCATCGGCAACAATTTCAGCGATGGCGCGACGGCCGACACCTATCTGGGCGACGGCGTCTGGCTTTATGTGGCCGCCGCCATCGACCTGGTTACCACGCCGGGCCAGGCCAGCGCCGATATCTACTTCGCCAATCTCTCGACCGGCGACACCCTGCTGACCCAGGTCGCGAACGACCGGACCTGGAACACCGCGAACCCCAGCACTCTGGCGGGAACGCCCGGCATTTTCGGCATCGGCGCCTTCGCCATCGACCGCAACGGCGATGACATCGCCGAAGCCGCGCAGGAGTTCTTTCAGGGCGCCATCGACAGTGTCGCGATCTATGACACGCTGCTGGACGGAACGGCGCTGCAAGGGAATCTGACCGCGCTGCTGGAACCCGCCGCACCGCCGGTCTCCGAAGCCGCGCCGCTGGCCCTGCTGGCAACGGGCGGTCTGGCTCTGGCCGGCCTCGCCCGGCGACGGCAGCGCCAGGACCCTATCTGACGTCCCATCCGGGCTTGTCGAACCGGGGCGGGCGGCGTAGGGCTAGGGGCAAAGGGGCCGGCGAGGCGAACGCCGCCGGCCCGCCCGGACCCAGAGGTTGGAGCCCATGCATATCCGTCCCGTCAGCCTGCCGGTGGGCGCCGAAATCACCGACATCGACCTGGCCACCATCACCGACGCGGAGGCCCGCGCGGTCCACGACGCGCTGATGCAGTATGGCGTCGTGTTTTTCCGCGACCAGGACATCACGCCGAAGCAACAGGTGGACTTCGCCAAGCGCTATGGCCAGGTGCCGGCGGCGCAGAAGGCCTCGTTCGGCGTCGATGCGGATGCGCCGGAAATCTCGACGCTGACCTATGACCGCGAGCGGCCGCCGAACGTCAACCACTACCACCCGGACGGCCTGTTCCGCGAAAAGCCGGAATTTGCCAGCGTCCTGCGAGCGATCGAGGTGCCGGAGCTGGGCGGCGACACCATTTTCGTCTCCGGCACCGCCGCCTACGAGGCGCTGAGCGACCGCATGCAGCGCTATCTGGACGGCGTCTACGCCATCAACGACTTCATGAACCTGCACTCCCGCCCCTCCAAGGCGCGGTCATGGCAGGGCGACGGCGGCAAGGGCATGGCGACGGTGCAGGGCCAGAACCCGCCGGTGACCCATCCGGTCGTGCGCACCCACCCGGTGACGGGCAAGAAGTCGCTCTATGTCTGCCAGTCCTTCACCACCTATCTGGCGGACATGCCGGAGCGGGAAGGCCGCGGCGTGCTGGAATTCCTGTTCGAGCATGTGTCCCTGCCGGAATTCCAGTACCGCTTCCAGTGGCGGCCGAACTCCATCGCCTTCTGGGACAATCGCTGCACGCTGCACTATGCGGTGGCGGACTACTGGCCGGCCTACCGCCACATGCACCGCTGCTCCATCCGCCTGGACGAGGTGCCGGTTTAGGGGCACCCCGGGGCGGACTCAGGCGGCGGTCCAGCCGCCGTCTACCAGCAGGGTGTGGCCGGTGGTCCAACTGGCCTCGTCGCTCAAGAGATAGAGCATGCCGCTCGCGATTTCGTGCGGCTGGCCGAAGCGCTTCATGGCGTGGCGGTTGCGGGAGTTCTCGCGCGCCGCGGGATTGGGGTTGCGGGCCATGCCGGCCTGGAACAGCGGCGTCTCGGTCGCGCCGGGGGCGATGGCGTTGACGCGGATATGATCCGGCGCCAGTTCCAGCGCCGCCGTCTTGGTCAGGCTGACAATCGCGCCCTTGGAGGCGATATAGGCCGCGTTCATGGCGCCGCCGCCGAAGGCCAGTTGCGAGGCCACCGTCACCACCGCGCCGCCGCCCCGGCGGCGGAAGGCGGGAATGGCGGCTTTCAGCCAGAGCCAGGTCGCCTTGACGTTGATGGCGAAGATCGCATCCCAATCCTCCTCGCTGATCGCGTCGATGGCGATGCCGCTGCGGGAAATGCCGGCGACGGTGGCGAGCCCGTCCAGCTTGCCGGTCCGCTCCTCCGCGAGGGCGACGGCGCGGGCGGCCAGGTCCGGGTCGCGGACATCGCCGGTCAGCTGGAGCGGCGTCCCCAGGCGGGCCATGCCGCCAGCGTCGCGGTCGACCGCCACCACCTCGGCGCCCTCGGACAGGCAGCGCTCGGCGAGCGCATGGCCGATGCCGGAGCCGGCACCGGTGATGAGAATGGTCTTGTCGGCAAGGCGCATCGCCCGGTCCCTCTCGCGTTCGGATGCGAAAGCTTGCGGGCGGGCCGCGGCGGCGTCAACCGGCGCGGCGGACGCGCGGGTCCCTCGCCCGGCGCCGAGGCGCTTGCCCTTTGCGTTCGGGAAGCGTCGCTACAGGGTCCTGGCGACCGCCTCCAACTGCTTGACCGCCGCCGTCCAGGTCGCTTTGAACCCCATGTCGATATGGGTATCCCGCGCCTCCCGCGTCCAATGCCGGACCCAGAGGCGAAACAGCGTTGCGCCGTGGCCGGCGTCGGCGAACGTGACGATGGCGGTCAGGAACGGGTCGGCGCTGGGCGTCCAGTTGCGGGCCTCGGTATAGGCATCGGTGAACACCAATCGTTCGCCCGGCACCATATCCAGAAAAACCCCCCTATTCTCGATCTCCACGCCGTCCGGGCTGCGCATCAAAACAAAATAATGACCGCCGGCCCGCGCTTCCAAATCCGCTTTCGGCGTGGTCCAGGGCGGCGGCGCGAACCAGCGCTCCATCAGCGGCCCCTCGGTCCAGCAGCGCCAGACCTTGTCGCGCGGAGCTTCGATCCGCAGTTCGATGCTGAGATCAAAGGGGCCGGATGGGGTGGCAGGGCTGTCGTCCGCCATGGCTTCAGTCCTTATCTGCGAGGATTGGAGGGCATGACCACATCAGACCGGGAACGGCGCCCGCGCGCGGCGTCGGCGGGACTCGGGCGCTGATCGGGTCCGACGGCATACCCCGGGACCGTAACAGCCTGCCGGACGGTCAGCAAGGTACCCACCTCTGTGCAAGGCCCCGGCCGCGGCATCAACCGGCACTGACGACACCGGCGGCAATCAGCGCCTCGATCCGCTCCGGCGCGTAGCCGGCCCGCTCGGCCAGCACCGCACGGCTGTCGGCACCGATGGCGCGGCCCGGCCACTGCACTTCGCCCGGCGTGGCCGAGAGGCGCGGCGCCGGTGCGGCCATGGCGAGCAGGCCCAGGGCCGGATGCGGCACGCGGGCGATGCTGCCGCGGGCGGCATAGTGCGGGTCGTCGAACACGTCGGCCATGGTGAAAATGCGGGTGGCGGGCACGTCGTTGGCGATGAGATCGGCCTCCAACGGCGCCAGGTCCCGCGTGCCGACCCAGTCCTGGATCAGGCCTTCCAGCACGTCCTGGTTCCGGCCGCGGGCACGGGCGGTGGCGAACCGTTCGTCATCGGGCCAGTCGTCCCGCTGCATCACCCGACAGAGCCGCCGGAACACCGGATTGGCCGAGGCGGCGATCTGGATTTGCCGCCCGTCGCGGGTCTGGAACAGGCCGTTCGGCGCCACGCCGGGCAGGCGCGAGCCGGCACGGTTGGCGACATGGCCCAGCTGGTCGTAGGCGGGGATGTGCGGTTCCATGAAGCTAAAGGCGGATTCCATCAGATTCGCGTCGACCACCTGCCCCTCGCCGGTGCGGTCGCGGTGGATCAGGGCCATGGCGATGCCGAAGGCGGCATAAAGGCCGGTGATGTAGTCGGTCAGCGACACCGCCACCCGCGCCGGCGGCCGGTCCGGGTCGCCGGTGATGTGGCGCAGGCCGCTCACCGCCTCGCCGATAATGCCGAAGCCGGGCCGCGGACTGTAGGGGCCGGACTGGCCGAAGCCCGAAATGCGGGCCATGACGAGGCCGGGATTGACCGCCTTCAGGTCGTCATAGCCCAGGCCCCATTTTTCCAGGCCGCCCGGCCGGAAATTCTCGATCACCACGTCGCTGTTGCGGGCGAGGTCGCGGATCGCCTCCTGCCCTGCCGCCGTGCGCATGTCGATGGCGGCCAGCTTTTTGTTGCGCAGGATGGTGGCGGCATAGAGGGAGACGTCGGCACCCGCCTCGTCTTTCCCGTGCTTGCCCATGGAACGGACCGGGTCGCCGGTCGGCGGCTCGACCTTGACGACATCCGCGCCGAAATCGGCCAGCAGCCGGCCGCAGAATGGCCCGGCTATGGTCGAGCCCAGTTCGAGCACGCGGGCGTGGGCGAGCGGTCCCATAAGGCAAAGGTCCTTCGAAACGGGGTCTTTTGGCGGCAATTATAGCAAGGCGGAAGCCAAACGCGGCACGGCACGGGTGCGGCACCCTGACCGCACCGCTCAACGGCCCGATCGGGCCATGGACCTGACTTTGCGCGACCTCTACCATAAGTATAACATACATCCGTAACGCCCTACGCAAAATTCGCTATTCTAGCCGCTACTCTGTTCATTCATGAGATTTTGCGAATATAGAATTTTTTTAAAGCGCAACAAAACATTATTATTCAACTTTTATTAGCAAATTCGGGAAAATTTCCCTGTGTATACAGTGATTTCTCCTACATTGTCATCCATATAATATTACAACCGTATCTTGAATTGCAAAAATCTTACATATGTATGTATTTTTTGCCACTTTTTGTTAGGTAATTCCCACTATCGACAATGTCACACCAATCGCCATATTTACAACTTGTGTAATCTTTCGCCAACTTCTGCTATCAGAGGTAAGTGCGATGCTACCAGGCGGGGAATTCGTATGAACCGGGCAGGCAACAGCCTAAAGATCCACGCGATCTACTCGGAATCGCTCTACTCCCGCATGGACACTGGCACAAAATACCCGAGATTGTACGATACACAGGCACGACAACCAACCGAGTGAAAGGTCTATTCTATGTTGGAGCGTACCCCGCGAGCATTCATGAACGCCTGCACCTCGCTGCTGTGGAATTCCGGCTATTCCACGTCGATCAGCAACGATGTTTCGGGCTGGGTCGACTACTATCTGCGGACAAATCCGCACGGCGTCGTCAACTCCGCAGTCAATCCCGCTTATCACGAACTCGGCCCGGACAATTCGTTCTGGCTGGCGGTCTACAAGCAGGACACCAAGGAAATCATCGGTTGCATCGCCCAGCGGATGATCGAAAGCGACGATTTCGTGGAGGAGCAGCGCTCCCTGAGGCTCTGGTTTGGCGAGCAGGCCAGCGAGCGGCCGCCGATGCAACTGGCGCTCACGCGCGACCAGTATCCGGAAGCCCGCGGCCTGGTGGGTTACCCCGCCGGACTTTTCGTGGCGAAATCCGAGCGTCACAACGGGTTGGCCTGGCTGCTGCAACGCATGGCCCGCGCCTATGCCCTGACGCGCTGGCCGCAGATGGACTGGCAATGCGGCAACTCGCTTGAGCCGGTCGCCGCCCGCGGTCTGCCCTTCAACACCTATGGCTATACACGCTGCGACCTGCTGGTCGACGGCTGGTTCGAGGACACCCAGCAATCGCACAAGGTGTTCATGACCTCCATCGCCCACGACCAGATGATCATGCAGATCGCCAGCGATCTGTCACTGATTGAAATGAACTCCGATCAACAGATGCGTGACATCATCCGTTCCGCTCGCGAGCGGCAGAGCAACCCGCCGGTACTCGCGGCTGTGGCTGGTTAGTTTGGTGCTCACGCCCTGAAAGAGAGGGAAACGGTTGGACTTCGCCCGTACGAGATCGCGTTCCAGGGTCCGTTGCAGGACCTTGGAACCGATGTCGCAAATGCGCTGGCCCGAAAACCCGCCGACGGCGGTCGCACGCTGCGCGAACAGCTGGTAGCAGAAGTTCGCCGGGTCGTCGTTGTGCACGTCGACAATATGGAACCAGCCCAGAACGCCCAGATTTGTCAGCTTCATCAGGCCGACATTGTCGATATCCGGCACCACGCCGTGATTGCGGGGCAGGGAAAACCAATAGCGCACCAAGCGCGCCAGAAGCGCGTCTTCGGATTCGTCCAGTTCGTTCAACGGACAAATCCGGCTTTCCACCAGTTCGCCGCTGCTGGTCTCGCGTTCAACGATCATGACACGTCACCGTCCTGCGCCGGATTTCTCTGGCTGTACAGCAATGCCCCACTCACCACCTCGCCCTGCACGAGCACATACTCAAACGAAGATTTGTCCCGCAGCGGAAAAATCAACTGGTCGATCGCATCATCGCTCTCGCCGCTGCTCCGGGAAAACCGGCGGGCCGCCGCCCGGCGGTAGCGCACCGCATCCACGTATTCCTGGGCAAACAAGGCCAGCAGGCGGGGCTCGCCCACCCATTCGGCCACGGCCGGCCCGAAATCCCGTCCAGCCTGGATCAGCACGGCCTGCCCCGACCAGATGATCGGCCAGTCGCTGGGATTCTTGCCGACCACCCCGATGATGTAGGATTGCTCGTCCAGCATGGACAGTTCCGTCATGCTGGTTTCGACATCGCCCGCAACCTCGTAATGGCCGGAGATGCCGCACAGATCCACCCAACGCAACAGGGCCCGTTGCAAACGGTCCGTTGCCGACAAAATCGGAATGTCCGTCGATTTCACGATTGTCGCGAGCCCCCCTTGCGGCAGAGCGCGCCCCTGATTTGCGTCTCCAGACAGTACCACGGCAATTCCCTAATACTCTAGATGCGTTCTATTCACTTCGCCACTTTTGGTATTTAATCCGCCCGACCAGATATCGCAATAGTGACATCGGGTTAAAAGTCAATTGTTTATTGACTCATCGCCCTCCATCCGGCCGATCACGCCCGCCGCCAGCCATTGCGCCAGCAGGGTTGCGGCCCGCGCACCCGCGGCCTCTGCGCCGACCCTTTGGGCCAGAGTCTCGCAGACCTCCGCAAACGACCGGCCGGCGGCAACCGCATCGAGTGCCGCGGCCTCATCCGCTTCCAGGGCACGATAGCGCACGGTCGCCTCGTCGCGCCAGACCAGAACCGTGTGCGGCTCGACGGGGTCGAGCGGCGGAGCGTTGCCCGTGGCCAGCGCCTCGCAGATGGCGGCCGCCGGCGTCGCCACCGGCACCACCCGCACCGACGGGTGCAGGCCAAAACGCAGGCCCGGCCAGGCCTGGGGATGGAGAGCGGCCAGCGCCTCCGCCCGCATCGGGGGCGAATCCGGAGCATCGAACGCGCCCGCAATGGCCCAGTCGAGCGCAGCGACATCGCCAACCGCCGGCGTCTCGGCAAAGCGGCGCGCCAGAAATGGCGCCAAGCCGTCGCCGAACCAGCGGGCATTGCGGAACCGCGACGGCCCGGTCCGCACATAGGTCCGTGCCGCGTCGGCAAAGCCCTCATCGCCCAGCAGGCTCCAGGTGTATTCGAAATTGGCCTGCAACACTTCCACCAGCCGGGCGGTGTAGGCATAGCGGTAAATGCCGAAGCGCGTCGCGGCGTTCTCGCCCGCGGCATCGTCGAGGTCGGCCAGGACCCGGTCGTCGGATTCGCTGAGAATGCCGGCCTGGAATCGGGCCTGAAGGGCGGCAAGGCGGCTCATGCGACGGCCCGTTCCGCCACCGCCGCGGCGATGGCGCGGGCCTGGTCGAGCTCCGCCAGCAGCTCGTCCAGCGGCGGGATGTTGTCGTCGCGTTCGATCATGGTCGAGACCGGGCCGAAGCGCTGGCAGGCGGTTTCGTACAAGTCCCAGACATCGTCGATCACCGGCGCATCGTGGGTGTCGACGATATGGGTGCCATTATGGCTGTGCCCGGCCAGGTGGAACTGCACCACCCGCTCGCGCGGCACGCCCTCGATAAAGGCCCGGGCGTCGAAATCGTGGTTGAAACCGCTGACATAAATGTTGTTCACGTCGAACAATAGCCAGCAATCCGCCGCCTCGGCCACGGCCGAGACGAACTCCCATTCGCTCATGGCCGAATGGGTATAGGTGACGTAGGAGGACACGTTCTCGATCGCGATGCGACGGTCGAGATAGTCCTGCACCCGCCGGATCCGGCCGGCGACATGGGCGACCGCTTCCTCGGTATAGGGCAGCGGCAGCAGGTCGTGCAGGTTCACGCCGCCGACGCCGGTCCAGCAGAGATGGTCGCTGATCCAGCGCGGCTGGACCCGGTCCGCCAGCGCCTTCAGGTCGCGCAGATAATCGGGGTCGAGCGGGTCGGTGCTGCCGATCGACAGCGAGACGCCGTGCATGACGACCGGATAATCCGCCCGAATCCGGTCGAGAATCGCCAGCGGCTGGCCGCCCGGAATCATGTAGTTCTCGGAAATGATCTCGAACCAGTCGACCGGCGGCTTGCGCTCCAGCACGTCGGCATAGTGCTGGGCCCGCAATCCCAGGCCAAAGCCCAGATAGGGCGGCCGGTCCGGCGCAGTGTCGGCCATCGCACGCGCTCCTTCGGGCAACGGATCCGGAAAGAAAAACGGCCGGGCACACATGGGCGCCCGACCGCGGCAAAACAAGTGCGGGGTTGGGCGATCAGCCCGCCTTGCCGCCCAGTTTCATGCACTCTTCGGCGGTCTTGGTGCTGATCCAGCCCTGGCCCTTGCAGGCATTCTGGCCCTTGCAGGAGTTGGCCGCGCTCTTGCAGGCGCTCTGGCCCTTGCAGGAATTCGCGCCCATGCACTTCACGCCATCGGCGGCGACGGCGGCGGTCGGCGCGACCATGGCGCTGGCCGAGAACATGGCGGCCGCAGCGGCGGCAAGCACGACACCGGTGGTCTTTTGCATTACGGACATTGTGAAGTCTCCTAAGATGTGGTTGCACCGGACAGCCCGGCGCAATGGCGAACACTCCCGCACAGACCCGAAAGGACGGGCTCGGTGCTGGGCGTATTCTGCCGGTTCGGGCGAGCAACACCACTAAACACACGCACACACGCCTTCACGGTTGTGTGAGCCATATCAAGCATTACCGCCCTCCCAGCATCCGGCCGAGCCAATGGTCGGCCGAAATCAGGCCGGGCCCCCGCGCCATGATCAGCAGCAGCGCGGCGACCCAAAGCACATGCACGTCCCAACTGCCCGGCAGGACGAAAATCTGGATGACCAGGGTCATGCCGAACAGGCCCAGCGCCGCCAGCCGCGTGAACAGGCCGGCGAACAGCAGCAGCGACAGCCAGCTTTCCATGTAGAGCGCCAGCCAGCCGGCGGTGGCCGGCGCCAGCAGCGGCACGCCGTATTCCTCGAACAGATAGGGCAAGGAGGGGCTGGTCTGGAGCTGGAAGGTCAGCGCGTCCAGAAGGTTCCAGTCCACGGCCTTGGTCTTGGCCGACAGCAGAAACACCATGCCGATACCCACCCGCGCGGCCAGCAGGATCAGGCTCATCGGGATTTTCTCCAGCAGGGCGATGCCGTAGTTCACGGCCTCCATCAGGCTGCTGTTGGCGGGTCTGGGCTCCAGTCCGGCAGGCTGGGTCATCGGGGTTCCGTCTCCGTTCGTTATTGGCGATTGCGCAGGGGTTCGGGGTCGGCCGGATCGGCCGACAGCGGCGCGAAGGTGCCGCGTTGCAGGTTGCGGGTGAGCGCGGCGGTCAGGTCGAAAGCCGGATCGACGGTCAGGGCCACCTCCGCCGCCGCCGCCAGCCCCTGGCCGCCGGCACAGGCGGAAAGCCAGTGCCACTCGCCCGCCGGCAAGGCCCAGAGCCGGGCATCGCCCGCCTGCCGCAGCACCAGCAGATGCACCGGGCCGGCATCGAGGTCGACAGAGCCGACCGCGTCGGCATCGCCGCTGCGCACCGCCTGCCAGAGATCGGCCACCGGCCAGGAACTGCGCACCAGGCGGGCGTCGGCGCGCAGGCGCAGGGTCTGGCGCGGCAAGGCCTCCGGCGGCAGGGCACCCAGATCGGCGGCTTGCAGCGTCGGCGCGTCCGGCGCGTGAAAGCTGGCATGCAGCGCCCATTCCAGCCGGGCGAGATCGGGCAGGTAGGCCAGGCCGGCGGCGGGCGGGAAACCCGCGATGAAATCGGCAAAGCCGGCGCCATAGGCGTAGAGCACCGGCTCGGTCGGCGGCGCGGCCGTCACGAAGCGCTGCGCCATGGCGCGGAAAAACTCGGCTCCGACCATGGCGGCAACGGCGGCATAGACTCCGGCCAAGGCATCGCCAAGCGTGGTGAACACGTGATTGCGGTGGATTTGCAGGCGCTGGGCGGCGTCGAGACCGTCCGGCAGGATCGCGGCAGCGGCGGCGGTCCCTGCGGCAGCGGCGTCCGGCGCCAACAATCCGGCGCGGAACGCGTCCTGGATCTCACGCAGCGTCGGCACGGCGCAGCACCTCTGTCAAAAGGGCCTGGGCCCGGTCGGCCTCCGCCAGCAACTCGGCCAGCGGCGGGATCGCCGTGTCCCACTCGATCAGCGTCGGCACCGGGCCGAACAGTTCCAGCGCGCGCCGATAGAGCGCCCAGACCGGCGCGGCGACCGGGCTGCCATGGTCGTCGATGCGGATCACCCGGTCGCCGACCCGGTTTTCCGCGTGGCCGGCCAGATGGATCTCCCCCACCGGGGCGCCGGCCAGGGCATCCAGATAGGCGTCGGCATCCCAGCCGTGGTTGCGGCAACTGACATAGACGTTGTTCACATCCAGCAGCAGGCCGCAGCCGGTGCGAATGGTCAGTTCGCGCAGGAAGTCCGGCTCGGCAATGGTGGAATGGGCGAATTGCAGATAGGTGGAGGCGTTCTCCACCAGGATCGGCCGGCCGAACGCCTCCTGCACCGCCGCGATATTGCGGCAGACCGCGGCCAGGCTTTCCTCTGTATAGGGCAGCGGAAGCAGGTCGTTGAAATACGTGCCCTGGTGCACGCTCCACGCGACGTGTTCGGAGATCAGGCCCGGCTCGATGCGCCGGGCAAGCGCCGCCAGCCGCGCCAGATGCGCGGCATCGACCCCGTCGACCGAGCCGAGCGACAGGCCGACGCCGTGCATCGAGACCGGATACTGCGCCCGCGCCTTGGCCAGATAGGCCAGCGGGGCGCCGCCGCCCAGATAGTTTTCCGGATGGATTTCCAGCCAGGCGACCGGCGGCAGCGTCCGCGTCAACGCCTCGAAATGCACGGCCCGCAGCCCGATCCCCGCTGCGGCCGGGATCCCGGCAGGCGCGGCAGGCGCGGCAGGCGCGGCGGCGGGCGGGCGGTGCGGCGAGGTGGGCATGGCGGTCATTCCGAGGGTCGGGTCCGAAGGCGATCAGCCGGAGGTCTTGGAGCCACCGGCCAGACGATCGCAGAGGCCCGCCGGCACCAGCAACCAGGCATCTTTCTGGCCGTCGACCGTGGAGGTGCCGGCACAGGAATGGGTCGCCGTCTGGCAATCGTTGGCGCCGGCCTTGGCAACGCCGAAGCACTTTTCCATCTTCTGGTCGGCGGCGGCGACGGGGCCGGCGGCAACCGAGGCGCCGACGGCGGCGGCAATCGCGCTGGCAAGAAGAGCCGTTTTGGTCATGATGATCGATCCTTTTTGATTGGTGTCGGTGCGGTCGCATCGCCGGGTCGCCGACCCTGCGCCTTCCACGGTTGATAAAAGTTGGCTTTGGCGATGAACTGCGAGTCACGAGGCCGTGATCTCACGGCCATGTTATGCCGAAATTCCAGCGGGTTCACAAAATATGAGCCACCGGACCCGCCATTCTCACCGTCGCGTGAACCGGGCGGGCCGGATCCGCGGGATCGACCGGTGTCCGGAGACGGGATCGAGCCATGACCGAACCGAAAGGCGCCATTCTCTCGGACCTGA
The nucleotide sequence above comes from Alphaproteobacteria bacterium. Encoded proteins:
- a CDS encoding putative DNA-binding domain-containing protein; amino-acid sequence: MPTLREIQDAFRAGLLAPDAAAAGTAAAAAILPDGLDAAQRLQIHRNHVFTTLGDALAGVYAAVAAMVGAEFFRAMAQRFVTAAPPTEPVLYAYGAGFADFIAGFPPAAGLAYLPDLARLEWALHASFHAPDAPTLQAADLGALPPEALPRQTLRLRADARLVRSSWPVADLWQAVRSGDADAVGSVDLDAGPVHLLVLRQAGDARLWALPAGEWHWLSACAGGQGLAAAAEVALTVDPAFDLTAALTRNLQRGTFAPLSADPADPEPLRNRQ
- a CDS encoding DoxX family protein, which produces MEAVNYGIALLEKIPMSLILLAARVGIGMVFLLSAKTKAVDWNLLDALTFQLQTSPSLPYLFEEYGVPLLAPATAGWLALYMESWLSLLLFAGLFTRLAALGLFGMTLVIQIFVLPGSWDVHVLWVAALLLIMARGPGLISADHWLGRMLGGR
- a CDS encoding DUF2282 domain-containing protein, whose product is MTKTALLASAIAAAVGASVAAGPVAAADQKMEKCFGVAKAGANDCQTATHSCAGTSTVDGQKDAWLLVPAGLCDRLAGGSKTSG
- a CDS encoding DUF692 domain-containing protein, coding for MPTSPHRPPAAAPAAPAAPAGIPAAAGIGLRAVHFEALTRTLPPVAWLEIHPENYLGGGAPLAYLAKARAQYPVSMHGVGLSLGSVDGVDAAHLARLAALARRIEPGLISEHVAWSVHQGTYFNDLLPLPYTEESLAAVCRNIAAVQEAFGRPILVENASTYLQFAHSTIAEPDFLRELTIRTGCGLLLDVNNVYVSCRNHGWDADAYLDALAGAPVGEIHLAGHAENRVGDRVIRIDDHGSPVAAPVWALYRRALELFGPVPTLIEWDTAIPPLAELLAEADRAQALLTEVLRRADAA
- a CDS encoding DUF692 domain-containing protein; its protein translation is MADTAPDRPPYLGFGLGLRAQHYADVLERKPPVDWFEIISENYMIPGGQPLAILDRIRADYPVVMHGVSLSIGSTDPLDPDYLRDLKALADRVQPRWISDHLCWTGVGGVNLHDLLPLPYTEEAVAHVAGRIRRVQDYLDRRIAIENVSSYVTYTHSAMSEWEFVSAVAEAADCWLLFDVNNIYVSGFNHDFDARAFIEGVPRERVVQFHLAGHSHNGTHIVDTHDAPVIDDVWDLYETACQRFGPVSTMIERDDNIPPLDELLAELDQARAIAAAVAERAVA